Proteins from a single region of Phycisphaeraceae bacterium D3-23:
- a CDS encoding VWA domain-containing protein, protein MIAALAQAAGGLFTVPAIAAVGALAVSVPIVIHLMSRFRRRPEPWGAMRFLLEAYKKQRKRLQVERLLLLLVRCLAVLVAGLALAGPVLSGCGAAGGLGGLLTGQSSGRVVYIVVDDALSTQTREAGGTRLDRLKLEAITVVDALEEGDRAVVLRMGRPPVMLTDTPTSDRDALRETINKITPRYGRSDLVAALVRVNDAMDEQGVRDGQAVVVLLSDFARSAAYLDEALPPELAGLGDRAEIVTALPAQGTDNVQVVSVTPRRRMVVASGDGATSISTEVRLRRFGGETLGRSVTLNVALHDAQGNTLAEATRTARWLAGQRETVVNLDLPAALDAEATRGGRELVVVAQLTAANAEAGVDALPADDRAVAVVRLRERLQVALIDDGSRVNEAPGALQPWQWARAALSPMGGGGSGAGPFEVTALTPTAVSESSLSSVDAAVVLRPDQLTPGGWEALHTFAEQGGLVWVFTPAVEDQARWPQSLVRVFELPWEVGDALVETPGDEDETDREPATLDASVRAPAVLQYLAADWREKLGWVSVSRRLPLATPDEDRWIALDTSRAGLAVADRPVLMASRAVGSGTLLLMGTAPDTRFTNLVVRPLFAPLVHDALRGVLGDAGRLTPVVAGDRPDLGRGWRNAGELVWSPVFDANANANESNEDPPSAVMVLTDGDHATAGHALVRPGIYTAGASAGKPQLLAVNADASAGDTYPAQPRLEQWLDKLGGWSYLEDKRNAGGVLATGSRLRDLTWPLLWGVLGLLLLETWLARVFSHATDRDRPTVVGRALSALSGRGASGASTASQNETRGRAA, encoded by the coding sequence TTGATCGCTGCGCTCGCCCAAGCCGCTGGCGGCCTGTTCACCGTCCCCGCGATCGCGGCGGTCGGGGCGTTGGCGGTGTCGGTGCCGATCGTGATCCACCTGATGAGTCGGTTTCGGCGGCGGCCCGAGCCGTGGGGCGCGATGCGGTTCTTATTGGAGGCGTACAAGAAGCAGCGCAAACGCCTGCAGGTTGAACGGCTGCTGCTGCTGCTGGTGCGTTGCCTAGCCGTGTTGGTCGCGGGGCTCGCGCTTGCGGGGCCCGTGCTGTCGGGCTGCGGCGCGGCCGGCGGGCTTGGCGGCTTGTTGACGGGGCAGTCGAGCGGGCGGGTGGTGTACATCGTGGTCGACGATGCGCTCTCGACGCAGACGCGCGAGGCCGGGGGGACCCGGCTGGATCGGCTGAAACTAGAAGCGATCACCGTGGTCGATGCGCTCGAAGAGGGCGACCGCGCGGTGGTGCTGCGGATGGGGCGGCCGCCGGTGATGCTGACGGACACGCCGACGTCGGACCGGGACGCGCTGCGCGAGACGATCAATAAGATCACGCCGCGCTACGGGCGCAGCGACCTCGTCGCGGCGCTCGTCCGGGTCAACGACGCGATGGACGAGCAGGGTGTGCGCGACGGCCAGGCGGTCGTCGTGCTGCTCAGCGACTTCGCCCGCTCGGCGGCGTACCTCGACGAGGCCCTGCCGCCCGAGCTCGCGGGGCTCGGCGACCGCGCGGAGATCGTCACGGCACTGCCCGCGCAGGGCACGGACAACGTGCAGGTCGTCTCGGTCACGCCGCGCCGCCGGATGGTCGTCGCGTCGGGCGATGGCGCGACGTCGATCAGCACGGAGGTCCGGCTGCGGCGGTTCGGCGGCGAGACGCTTGGCCGATCGGTCACGCTCAACGTTGCACTTCATGATGCGCAGGGCAACACGCTGGCCGAGGCGACGCGGACCGCGCGGTGGCTGGCCGGTCAACGCGAGACGGTGGTGAATCTCGACCTCCCGGCCGCGCTCGACGCCGAGGCGACGCGCGGCGGGCGCGAGCTGGTGGTGGTCGCGCAGCTCACTGCGGCGAACGCCGAGGCGGGGGTCGATGCGCTGCCGGCCGACGACCGCGCGGTGGCGGTGGTGCGTCTGCGTGAGCGTTTGCAGGTGGCGTTGATCGACGATGGCTCGCGGGTGAACGAAGCGCCTGGGGCGTTGCAGCCGTGGCAGTGGGCGCGGGCCGCGCTGTCGCCGATGGGCGGCGGGGGGTCGGGGGCCGGGCCGTTCGAGGTGACGGCGCTGACGCCGACGGCGGTGAGCGAGTCGTCGTTATCGTCGGTCGATGCGGCGGTGGTGCTGCGTCCTGACCAGTTGACGCCCGGTGGTTGGGAGGCGCTGCATACCTTCGCGGAGCAGGGCGGATTGGTGTGGGTGTTTACGCCGGCGGTGGAGGACCAGGCGCGTTGGCCGCAGAGCTTGGTGCGTGTGTTCGAGTTGCCCTGGGAGGTCGGCGATGCGCTGGTGGAGACGCCGGGCGATGAAGACGAAACGGATCGTGAGCCCGCAACGCTGGACGCGTCGGTGCGTGCGCCGGCGGTGCTGCAATACCTCGCGGCCGACTGGCGCGAGAAGCTGGGCTGGGTGAGCGTGTCGCGTCGGCTGCCGCTCGCGACGCCGGACGAGGACCGCTGGATCGCGCTGGATACAAGCCGCGCGGGGCTGGCAGTCGCGGACCGCCCGGTGCTGATGGCGAGTCGGGCGGTGGGCTCGGGGACATTGCTCTTGATGGGCACTGCGCCGGACACGCGGTTTACGAACTTGGTGGTACGGCCGCTCTTTGCGCCGCTGGTCCACGACGCGCTGCGCGGGGTGCTGGGCGATGCGGGCCGGCTGACGCCGGTCGTCGCGGGGGATCGGCCCGACCTCGGGCGCGGGTGGCGCAACGCCGGCGAGCTCGTGTGGTCGCCCGTGTTTGACGCCAACGCCAACGCCAACGAATCAAACGAAGACCCACCCAGCGCCGTAATGGTCCTGACGGACGGCGACCACGCCACGGCCGGCCACGCGCTTGTCCGCCCGGGCATCTACACCGCCGGCGCCTCGGCCGGGAAGCCGCAGCTGCTCGCGGTCAACGCCGACGCCTCGGCCGGCGACACCTATCCCGCGCAGCCCCGGCTTGAGCAGTGGCTCGACAAGCTCGGCGGTTGGTCGTACCTCGAAGACAAACGCAACGCGGGCGGCGTGCTCGCGACGGGCTCGCGTCTGCGTGACCTGACCTGGCCGCTGCTTTGGGGGGTGCTGGGTCTGCTGCTGCTGGAGACTTGGCTGGCGCGTGTGTTCAGCCACGCGACCGACCGTGATCGGCCGACGGTGGTGGGGCGGGCACTGAGCGCGCTGTCGGGCCGCGGCGCATCGGGCGCAAGTACCGCATCACAAAACGAAACGCGCGGGAGGGCGGCGTAA
- a CDS encoding DUF58 domain-containing protein, which yields MPTSTASFTSYLDPHTLARVGSLEMRARMIVEGLMSGQHRSPMQGFSVEFAQHRQYVPGDDLRFLDWKVMAKTDKLYLKQYVRETNLDLMILVDVSASMGYTSGTRFTAGKPRGELMNEGKPPEGAGRDLKGKAPAGWRKIDHAAALAVAVAHLALMQADRVGLTVFADTVQRSTRLSNNKHHWRNITQALVEADLVGPTENASSLKAKPTADTIRGRTNLAAMFDPMIAGLKQRSLVVLISDLFDDVDAIEQGLAKLRHRGHDAIVLRVMDPAELSFPFRSVSEFMGMEGEGRLPLDAQAIQKAYLEVVAEHRDAVEDACQKFHFDHLLLDTSAPLGAPLSMFLARRAAMIARGS from the coding sequence ATGCCCACCTCCACCGCCTCCTTCACCAGCTACCTCGACCCGCACACGCTCGCGCGTGTGGGGTCGTTGGAGATGCGGGCGCGGATGATTGTTGAGGGGCTCATGTCCGGGCAGCACCGCTCGCCGATGCAGGGGTTCTCGGTCGAGTTTGCGCAGCACCGGCAGTATGTGCCCGGCGACGACCTGCGCTTCCTCGACTGGAAGGTGATGGCCAAGACGGACAAGCTGTACCTCAAGCAGTACGTCCGCGAGACGAACCTGGACCTGATGATCCTGGTCGATGTCTCGGCGTCGATGGGGTACACCTCGGGCACACGGTTTACCGCCGGCAAGCCGCGCGGCGAACTGATGAACGAAGGCAAGCCCCCGGAAGGCGCGGGGCGCGACCTCAAAGGCAAAGCGCCGGCCGGCTGGCGCAAAATCGATCACGCGGCGGCGCTGGCGGTTGCGGTGGCGCACCTCGCGCTCATGCAGGCGGACCGTGTTGGGCTGACGGTGTTTGCGGACACGGTGCAGCGTTCGACCCGGCTGAGCAACAACAAGCACCACTGGCGCAACATTACGCAGGCGCTGGTCGAGGCGGACCTGGTGGGCCCCACGGAAAATGCTTCATCGCTGAAAGCGAAGCCCACTGCGGACACGATCCGTGGGCGGACGAATCTGGCCGCGATGTTCGACCCGATGATCGCGGGGCTCAAGCAGCGGTCCTTGGTGGTGCTGATTAGTGATTTGTTCGACGATGTGGACGCCATCGAGCAGGGCTTGGCGAAGCTGCGCCACCGGGGGCACGATGCGATCGTGCTGCGCGTGATGGACCCTGCCGAGCTTTCGTTTCCGTTCCGCAGCGTAAGCGAGTTCATGGGGATGGAAGGCGAGGGCCGGCTGCCGCTGGATGCGCAGGCGATCCAGAAGGCGTACCTGGAGGTCGTGGCCGAGCACCGCGACGCGGTGGAGGATGCGTGCCAGAAGTTCCACTTTGACCACCTGCTGCTCGACACGAGCGCGCCGCTGGGCGCGCCGCTGAGCATGTTCCTGGCGCGGCGTGCGGCGATGATCGCGCGGGGGTCGTAG
- a CDS encoding MoxR family ATPase, with product MFNIKVGYPTEQEELDIVKRTTARHRPEIKPVLNAEQVLMIQDMVRDVPVADHVVQYALRLVRATRFPARGEADQRPDFLAKYLSWGAGPRASQNLILAGKAHALLRGRTHVEPEDIQAVALPVLRHRLLTNFAAEADGVTSDDLVDQLLGHIQVDAASDAQAEAVLR from the coding sequence ATGTTCAACATCAAGGTCGGCTACCCGACCGAGCAGGAAGAGCTCGACATCGTGAAGCGCACGACCGCCCGGCACCGCCCGGAGATCAAGCCGGTCCTCAATGCCGAGCAGGTCTTGATGATCCAGGACATGGTGCGGGACGTGCCCGTGGCGGACCATGTGGTGCAGTACGCCCTGCGGCTGGTGCGCGCGACGCGTTTTCCGGCACGCGGCGAGGCCGACCAACGCCCCGACTTCCTCGCCAAGTACCTGAGCTGGGGCGCCGGCCCGCGCGCCAGCCAGAACCTCATCCTCGCCGGCAAGGCCCACGCGCTGCTGCGCGGCCGAACGCACGTCGAGCCCGAAGATATTCAAGCCGTTGCCCTGCCCGTCCTGCGTCACCGCCTGCTCACCAACTTCGCCGCCGAGGCGGACGGCGTGACCAGCGACGACTTGGTGGACCAGTTGCTGGGACACATCCAGGTCGACGCGGCGAGCGATGCGCAGGCGGAAGCGGTGCTTCGATAA